The Stackebrandtia nassauensis DSM 44728 genome includes the window CCGAAACCCTGCCCTCGCACTGAGTCAGCCCCACCCGCACCACTTCCCCACGCCTGGCGACGCCGGTATGGTGTCGGGCGGAAACCCCCAACCCGACAGCGAACGAGGCCCCAGGTGCGACCGGAAAAACCCCCGCGGACAGGACTGCACCGCTGGGGCGGCGAGAAACCCGCGCTCATGGTGCTGGGCGGAGTCGTGGGCCTCGCGCTGGTGCTGGGCCTCATCGTGCTGGTCGTCAGCGGCGACCCCGAACCCACACCCGACACCGCCTCGGACACCGGCTCGACCTCCACCACGGCGTCCGCTAGCCCCTCCCCCTCGGCCAAGTCGCCGGGCGCGGCCTCCTCCAAATCCGAGTCCAAAAAGTACACCCCCGGCAAGAACCCCCACGGAGCCAAGGAAGTGTGCGGCGGCGGCTTCAAACCCATCGACAAGCTGACCGTCAAGTCCGGCTCGACCACCCTGGGCACGGTCAACCTGCTGTTCAACGCGGGCAACGGCGCCAACTGCGTCGTCACCCTCAAGGCGGTCGACATCGGCAAGAAGACCCCGATGACGGCCAGCCTGTCGCTCAAGAGCGGCAAGTCGGGCGACGAGTCGGGCAGCTTCGGCTACTACGCGGGACCGGTCAAACGCGAGGCGGCCCGCACCTGCGTCAAGTGGAGCGGCTCGATCGACGGCGTCGCCGTCGACAGCGGCGACTGGTCCCACTGCGGCTGAAGCCAGGACCAAGCCCAGCTCCCCGCGGCCAGGCCGAGGGCCGATGCCGCGTGCAAGCCAAAGCCGAATTGCGGTGCGGTCAAGCCACCGGCGGTTAGCTTGGCGGCGAGGCCGAAGGCCAATGCCGCGCTCACCAGCCGAAGTCGGTTAGCTTGGCGGCCAGGCCGAAGGCCGATGCCGCCGACAGCGGCGGCGGCCGGACCACTCCGCTACTCCCCTACAGGCCCACGGCGAGTCGGGTGGCCTGGTCTATGGCGCGCTTGGCGTCGAGCTCGGCCGCGACGTCGGCTCCGCCGATGAGGTGGGTCGGGATTCCGGACGCGACCAGCTCGTCGTGGAGGTCGCGGCGGGGTTCCTGGCCCGCGCAGATGACCACCGTGTCGACGTCGAGGACGCGGGGCTCGTCACCCACGGTCAGATGCAGGCCCTCGTCGTCCACTTTGTTGTACGTGACCGACGGGATCATCTCGACGCCGCGCCGCTTCAGTGTCAGCCGATGCGCCCAGCCCGAGGTCTTGCCCAGCCCGGCGCCCACGCGGGTCTGCTTGCGCTGCAACAGGTACACCTGGCGCTTCGACGACTGCGGCGCCGGGGCGGCGAGGCCGCCGGGAGCGTCGGCCGCCTCGGTGACGCCCCACTCGGCCAGCCAGTCCGCCCCCAGTTCCGGGTTCGCGTCGGCGTCGGGGGCCTCGACCGGGGCCGGTTCGGTGAGGAACTGGGCCACGTCGAAGCCGATCCCGCCCGCACCCACGATCGCGACCCGGTCGCCGACCGCGCGGCCGTTCGCCAGCACGTCGACATAGGACAGCACCGTGGGAGCGCCGGTCGCGGGCAGCGCGATCTCGCGCGGGTTCACGCCGGTGGCCAGCACCACCTCGTCGAAGCCCGCCTCGATCAGCCGGGCCGCCGTCACCGGCGTCGACAGGTGGACCGTGACCCCCAGCCGCTCCAGCTGCCGCTCGAAGTAGCGGATGGTGTCGGCGAAGTCCTGCTTGCCGGGGATGCGTTTGGCGAGGTTGAACTGGCCGCCGATGACGTCGGCCGCCTCGAACAGCTCCACGCCGTGGCCCCGGTCGGCCAGGGTCGTGGCGGCGGCCAGCCCCGCGGGTCCGGCGCCCACCACCGCGACGCGTTTGCGGGTCGCGATCGGCTTGGGCGTGTACGCGTCCAGGGTCTCGCGGGCCGCGCGCGGATTCACCAGGCAGCTGACCGGCTTGTTGGCGAAGGCGTGGTCCAGACAGGCCTGGTTGCAGGCGATGCAGGTGTTGATCTCCGCAGCGGCGCCCCGCTGCGCCTTGGCCACGAACTGCGGGTCGGCCAGCAGCGGCCGCGCCATCGACACCAGGTCGCACACGCCCTCGGCCAGCAGCCGCTCGGCCAGTTCGGGGGTGTTGATCCGGTTGGACGCCACGATCGGGATGCCGACGTGGGGCCGCAGTCGCTTGGCCGCCCACGCGAACGCGGCGCGCGGCACCGATGTGATGATCGTGGGGATCTTGGCCTCGTGCCAGCCGATCCCGGCGCTGAGGATCGACGCCCCGGCGCCCTCGACGGCCTGGGCCAGTTCGACGATCTCGTCGAAGGTCTGGCCGTCCTCGACCAGCTCCAGCATCGAGGTGCGGTAGATGACCAGGAAGTCGTCGCCGACGGCCTCGCGCACCCGCCCGACGATCTCGACCGGCAGCCGCATCCGGCGCTTGTGGTCGCCGCCCCAGGCGTCGTCGCGGTCGTTGGTGCGCCGGGCCAGGAACTGGTTGATGAAGTAGCCCTCCGAGCCCATGATCTCGACGCCGTCGTATCCGGCGCGGCGCGCCAGTTTCGCGCAGCGGACGAACGCGTCGATCTGCTTCTCCACCCCGGCGGCGCTGAGCCGCTTGGGCTTGAACGGGTTGATGGGGGCCTTGCGGTTGGAGGCCGACACGGTGAAGGGGTGGTAGCCGTAGCGACCCGAGTGCAGGATCTGCAACGCGATCGCCCCGCCCTCGGCGTGCACGGCGTCGGTGACGACCCGGTGGGCGTCGGCGGCGCGGGTGGAGGTGAGGTCGGAGCCGAACGGCGCCAGCCGTCCCACCTTGTTGGGCGCGAAACCGCCGGTGATCATCAGGCCGGTGCCGCCCTTGGCGCGCTCGGCGAAGTAGGCCGCCAGCTTCGGCAGGTCCCTGGCCTTGTCCTCCAGGCCGGTGTGCATCGAGCCCATGACGACCCGGTTGCGCAGCCGGGTGCCACCCAGCTCCAGCGGGGCCAACAGGTGCGGGTAACCGGCTGTCATGGTCGTCCTCCAGCTCGCGATAGTTACTCACGAGTAATATAACCCGTCGCGGGCCGGTGCCGCTCGGCGCGGGGCCTCAGGGGTTGTTGGTGATCTGGTGCTGGGCGTCCTGCCCCATGCCCTGGTTGTTGACCGCGTAGACGCTCATGCACTCCAGATAGTCCGCCTGGACCGTCGCCTTGTAGGTGTTGGAGTCCACGAAGGCCAGGTTGTTGCCCTTGCAGTCGCCGATGACGTAGCTGAGGATGTCGGCGTTGCCGTCGCTGGAGGGCGGGCCCCATTTCGCCTGGTAGGTGCCGTTTCCGGCGAACCAGGCGCCGAACTTCGTCGGCCGGGACGGCACGCTGAGCTCCGGTTCGGCGTTGTCCTCGCCGCCGTCGTCCTCGGGTTCGCCGCCGGGCTCGGCGTCGCTGGACTTTTCCGTCTCGGGTTTGGGGTTCTTGGACGGCGACTTCGACTCCTCGGGCGAGGAACTGGAGGCGTCGCCGGAGCTGTCGGGAGTGTCGCTGCTGGCCTCGGCCTTGTCCTGGGACCCGTCGGCGGTGCCGGGCTGGAACGCGAAGATCGCGACGGTCACGAGCACCAGCAGCCCCAGGACGCTGGCGCCCACCGCGATCAGCGGCGCCTTGCGGGGGCCGGGTTTCTTGCGCGTCACCAGGTCGGGCGGGACGGTCAGTTCCGGCCCGAACGGCGCGGCCGGTGCGCTGACCGGAGCGGTCGGCTGGCCCGGTGGACTCGGCTGTCCCGGTGGAACCAGCGCCGTCGGTTCCGGCTGCGCGGTGACCGGCCATTCCGGGGGCGGGGCCGCCGGTTGCGGCGGGATCACCGGCACTTCCTGGGTGTCGTCCATGGACGCGGACGCCGCCGGGTTCACCGGCGCGGGCGGCACCTCGTGGGCCGGTGGGACGACCGGCACCTCCTGGGTGTCGTCGGGCGCCGGGGTGGACGGGTGCTGCTCAGGCCAAGTCGGGGGCGGCGGGGAATACCGCCGCGCGTAGGGGTTGAACGGATCGATGGGGCGGTCGTCCATGAGCCAGCACCCTACCCCTGTTGCGGCCGAACGGAACCCTAAGACCCTTTTAATTCCAGGATGCGGTCTTTGTCGTCGCCCGAGGAGGTGTCGTTGTCGTCCGACTGCGATGGTGACTGCGAAGGAGACTTGGTCGGAGTCTTGCTCGGCGACTGCGAACTCGGCGACTCCGAATCGCTCGGCGATCCCGACGAGGACGGCTCGCCGGTGTAGTCACCGGTGTTCTCCCACGTATCCTCGCTCGACTCCTCCTCCGACTTGGACTTCTCGGTGCTCTCGGACTTGGAGGTCTTGTCGGCACTGCCCCGGCCGTCGTCACCGTCGCCGCCCCACATGCCCCACACGGCGCCGGTCAGCACCAACAGGCCCAAAAGCGCCACGGCCACGATCGCGGCCAGTTTCTTGCGGTTGCGTCCGGTGTCCGCGCCGGTCGCGGCGGTACCGGGCTTGCCGCGTCCGATCAGGATGGTGGAGTCGTCGTCGCGGGAGGCGCTGGGCAGCGCGCGGGTTCCCGACACCGCCGAGCGGCCCGGGGCGGCCACCCGCACGGTGACATCGTCGTCGTCGAGGTCGGCGGCCGACATCTCCTCGGTGGAGTCGCCCTGCGGCAGCATCGCGGCCAGCTGGCGGCAGTGCTTGGACAGCGCGGCGCCGGACTCCCAGCGCTCCGAGGCGTCCTTGGCCAGGCACTTCATGACCACTTCGGACACGACATTGGGGACGCTGGCCGGAAGCGGCGGCGGCGTCTCGTGCAGCTGGGCCCGGATCACCGCGGCGGGCGCGTCGGCGTTGAAGGGCTTGCGTCCCGACAGGCACTCGTAGGCCACCACGCCCAGCGAGTAGATGTCGGAGGCGCCGGTCAGCTCCTCGTCGTACAGCTGCTCGGGTGACACGTAGGCGACGGTGCCCATCACCTGGCCGGTGCTGGTCAGTCCGGCCTCGCCCTGTGCGCGGGCGATGCCGAAGTCGACGACCTTGACGGTGCCGTCCTCGGTGAGCAGGATGTTGCCGGGCTTGATGTCGCGGTGGATCACCCCGGCGCGGTGCGCGGCGTCGAGGGCGGTGGCGACCTTCGCGGTCAGCGCCATCACGTCGCCGGGCGACATCCGTCCCTTGTCGGCGATGATGGCCGACAGTGGACGTCCGTCGACGAACTCCATGACCAGAAAGGACTTCGAGTTCCCGTCGCCGGAGTCGTCCTCGCCGAAGTCGTAGACGTTGACGACGCCCGGGGCGCGCAACGCCGCCGCCGAACGGGCCTCGGACTCGAACCGTCTGCGAAACGCCCGTGAACCCGACAGCGAGGCGTGCAGCACCTTGACGGCCACGGTGCGGTTGAGACGGGTGTCGGTGGCCCGCCACACCTCACCCATGGCACCGCCGTCGACGAACTCGTCGAGACGGTAGCGTTCTCCCAGCAAATCACCGATGCGCACGTTGGTTTTCTCCGCGTTGTGGATTCAAGTTCTTAACAATGCACGAACTCAGACGCGGCAGGGTTGCGATCGGCGCCTGAGGGGCCCTAAAGAGAGTGCCATGTCACGTTCGCACCGCGACAGCCGGACCGGTATAGGCTTGGGCACCATGCCACGGTACGAATACCGCTGCCGGACCTGCGCGGCGACCTTTGAGGAATCCCGGCCGATGAGCCGGTCGGGTGAACCGGCCACCTGTCCGGCGGGACACGAGGACAGTGTCAAATTGTTGTCCACTGTGGCTCTTTCCGGTGGCGCCGCACCGGCCGCGCCCTCCGGCGGCGGCGGTTGTTGCGGCGGGGGCTGCTGCGGTTAATCCGCGTAATACCCACTTCGCCTGCGGCGCATGCGCAATCTTGCTTAATTCGATGCATTCGAATACGTTATTAGGTAAGAATCTATACCGTTCCCTCGAAGGAGCGTCCCATGCCGCCCAAGCGCCTGGCGCTCGCGGTCCCGGCCCTGATTCTGGGACTCGTCGTCGCCCTGACCGCTTCGCCCGCCCAAGCCCGCCAGCCAGCGCCCGAACCCGACACCCGCGCCGTCGCGATCAAGACGGCGCCCTATATCGACATCACCCGGCCGTCGCCGACTTTGCCCGAGGTCGCCGCCGCCACCGGCCAGAAGTACTTCACCCTCGCGTTCGTCCTGGGCTCGCACGCCGGTTGCGCGCCCGCCTGGGGCGGCACCATCGACCTCGACGAACCCAGCATCATCAACCAGATCAACCAGCTGCGCGGCATGGGCGGCGACGTCATCATCGCCTCCGGCGGCGCGCTGGGCCCGTACCTGGAGCACTCCTGCGGCAGCGCCACGGCGTTGTACGACGCCTACGTCAAGGTGCTCAACGCGACCGGCTCCAACCATCTGGACGTCGACGTCGAGGCGTCGATCCCGCACTCGATGGTCAACCAGGCGCTGAAGCGGCTGGTCGACGAACGCGGCACCACGATCAGCTACACGCTGCGGGTGCAAGGCCAGGACTACGGCCTGGACCCGTATTCGGTGCAGATCCTCCAAGACGCGAAGGCCAAGGGGCTGCGTCCGATCGTCAACCCGATGCTGATGAACTTCGGCTATTCGGGTGACTGGGGTCAGGCCATGATCTCGGCGGCGCAGGCGGTGATCGGGCAGATGAACCAGATCTGGACCGGCGGCGGCAACGCCGTCTACCTGGGCATCACGCCGATGATCGGCCGCAACGACACCGGCATGACCACGACCCAGTCGCACGCCCGGGCGCTGCTGTCGTGGGCGAGGTCGAACAGCATCGCGTTCATCGGCTTCTGGTCGATCGGCCGTGACAACGGCCGCTGCTCCGGCGGCGGGGTGCGGCCCGACTGCAGCGGCATCAGCCAGTCCACCTACGAGTTCACGAACATCTTCAAGGGCTTCGGCTAGGACGGGCCCTAGGGACCGGTGCGCACCAGTTCGGGCACCGGTTCCTTGACGTGTCCGGTGTCGGGGGCGTTGCGGCCCAGGACGATGGTCCCGGCGATCAGCAGCGCCCCGCACAACAGCGCGGGCACGAACAGCGACGGGTTGGTGGGCAGCGGTTCGCCCAGCAGCCCGGCCCCGGCCAGTACCGAGGCCACCGGGTCGGAGACCTGCGCGACGGCGTAGGCGATGCCGAAGTAGCCGATGGCGTAGGCGCGTTGCAGCAGGATCGTGGCCAGGATGAGCATGCTCGGCACCACGAGGCTGAACCAGTGGAACAGCTGCGCGAAGTCCTCGCTGGCTCCGGCGCCGACCAGCCGTACGAAGGTCGACACGGTTCCGGTGGCCACGCCCGCGCCCAGCGCGTAGAACAGCGCCCGGTGCGGTCCGGTGGCGCGGCTGCCGATGAACTGGGTGACGGCGACGAAGGCCAGCACCCCGACGAGGAAGCCGATCGCGGGACCGCTGTCCAGGGTCGGGGTCTTGTTGTCGCTCAACGGGATCATGGCCATCAGACCGGCCAGGCCGATGGAAACGGCCACCGAGCCCAAAAGTTCGGCGCGCCGGGGTTTGCGTCCGTGCAGTTTGGCCGCCAGCGGCACCGCGTAGACCAAAGTGGTCATGCTGATCGGCTGGATGATCGTCAGGGGGGCCATGATCAGCGCGACGGCGTGCAGGCAGGCACCCAGGAACGAGATGGCCCCGCCGATCCACCAGCGCGGCTGCTTCAACAGTGCCCGGTTGGCGCCCAGTTTGACGGCGTCGAGTTGCTGTATCGCGGCCCCGAGGGCGTAGCTGAAGGCACCGACGAAGGCGATGAGGACGCCGAGCCAGGCGGCACTCATGTGCTGCCGCTTTCCCCGCAGGCGAGACTGCGCCGTGAAGACACTGGCTTGATCCTTTCCACACCCGCACGTGCCCGGGCCCTTGAAACCGTCGTCGAACCCCCCTGACAATAACCGCCGTGAGGCCCGCTTCCCTCGTACATGCGGATGATGTGGCACGGATCGAGGGGTCGACTTTAGTCAGGTGCGCGGGCGGCTTTGAACGTTTCTTGATACTGCGTCCATACCGTGGTGGGCGCATGACCCCGTGCGGTCTGTCCCCATCGAACGAAAGGAATCACACAGTCGTGATCCGTAAACTCACCTCCGGCGTCGGCGCGGGCGTAACCGTCGACACCGTCCTGACCGATTCCCATGTCACGCCCGGCGGTGTCCTGCGGGGCGAGGTCCTGTTCAACGGCGGCGAGCGCGA containing:
- a CDS encoding serine/threonine-protein kinase encodes the protein MRIGDLLGERYRLDEFVDGGAMGEVWRATDTRLNRTVAVKVLHASLSGSRAFRRRFESEARSAAALRAPGVVNVYDFGEDDSGDGNSKSFLVMEFVDGRPLSAIIADKGRMSPGDVMALTAKVATALDAAHRAGVIHRDIKPGNILLTEDGTVKVVDFGIARAQGEAGLTSTGQVMGTVAYVSPEQLYDEELTGASDIYSLGVVAYECLSGRKPFNADAPAAVIRAQLHETPPPLPASVPNVVSEVVMKCLAKDASERWESGAALSKHCRQLAAMLPQGDSTEEMSAADLDDDDVTVRVAAPGRSAVSGTRALPSASRDDDSTILIGRGKPGTAATGADTGRNRKKLAAIVAVALLGLLVLTGAVWGMWGGDGDDGRGSADKTSKSESTEKSKSEEESSEDTWENTGDYTGEPSSSGSPSDSESPSSQSPSKTPTKSPSQSPSQSDDNDTSSGDDKDRILELKGS
- a CDS encoding FAD-dependent oxidoreductase, translating into MTAGYPHLLAPLELGGTRLRNRVVMGSMHTGLEDKARDLPKLAAYFAERAKGGTGLMITGGFAPNKVGRLAPFGSDLTSTRAADAHRVVTDAVHAEGGAIALQILHSGRYGYHPFTVSASNRKAPINPFKPKRLSAAGVEKQIDAFVRCAKLARRAGYDGVEIMGSEGYFINQFLARRTNDRDDAWGGDHKRRMRLPVEIVGRVREAVGDDFLVIYRTSMLELVEDGQTFDEIVELAQAVEGAGASILSAGIGWHEAKIPTIITSVPRAAFAWAAKRLRPHVGIPIVASNRINTPELAERLLAEGVCDLVSMARPLLADPQFVAKAQRGAAAEINTCIACNQACLDHAFANKPVSCLVNPRAARETLDAYTPKPIATRKRVAVVGAGPAGLAAATTLADRGHGVELFEAADVIGGQFNLAKRIPGKQDFADTIRYFERQLERLGVTVHLSTPVTAARLIEAGFDEVVLATGVNPREIALPATGAPTVLSYVDVLANGRAVGDRVAIVGAGGIGFDVAQFLTEPAPVEAPDADANPELGADWLAEWGVTEAADAPGGLAAPAPQSSKRQVYLLQRKQTRVGAGLGKTSGWAHRLTLKRRGVEMIPSVTYNKVDDEGLHLTVGDEPRVLDVDTVVICAGQEPRRDLHDELVASGIPTHLIGGADVAAELDAKRAIDQATRLAVGL
- a CDS encoding FmdB family zinc ribbon protein, whose amino-acid sequence is MPRYEYRCRTCAATFEESRPMSRSGEPATCPAGHEDSVKLLSTVALSGGAAPAAPSGGGGCCGGGCCG
- a CDS encoding chitinase, whose translation is MPPKRLALAVPALILGLVVALTASPAQARQPAPEPDTRAVAIKTAPYIDITRPSPTLPEVAAATGQKYFTLAFVLGSHAGCAPAWGGTIDLDEPSIINQINQLRGMGGDVIIASGGALGPYLEHSCGSATALYDAYVKVLNATGSNHLDVDVEASIPHSMVNQALKRLVDERGTTISYTLRVQGQDYGLDPYSVQILQDAKAKGLRPIVNPMLMNFGYSGDWGQAMISAAQAVIGQMNQIWTGGGNAVYLGITPMIGRNDTGMTTTQSHARALLSWARSNSIAFIGFWSIGRDNGRCSGGGVRPDCSGISQSTYEFTNIFKGFG